The nucleotide sequence GGGCGTCCTCATCGGCGACACCGTCGTGCTGCGCAAGGCCGGCGACGTCATCCCCGAGATCCTCGGCCCGGTCGTCGACCTGCGCGACGGCACCGAGCGCGAGTTCGTCATGCCGACCGAGTGTCCTTCCTGCGGAACGCCCCTGGCGCCGGAGAAGGAGGGCGACAAGGACATCCGCTGTCCCAACGCCCGGAGCTGCCCCTCGCAGCTGAGGGAGCGGCTGGCCGGGCTGGCCGGCCGGGGCGCCTTCGACATCGAGGCCCTGGGCTGGGAGGGGTCCGTGGCCCTGCTGGAGTCCGGAGTCCTGGACGACCCCGATCTCGGCGGACCCAGCGAGGCGATGGTGTTCTCCCTCACCGCAGCCGACGTCGCCCGCGTGCCGCTCTACACCCGCGCGGCGAAGAAGACCGACTCCGAGGACGCGGTCGTCGACGGGCGCGTCCTGTCGGCCAACGGGCAGCGGCTCGTCGACAACCTCGGCTCCGCCAAGGACCAGCCGCTGTGGCGCGTCCTCGTCGCCCTCTCGATCCGTCACGTCGGGCCCACGGCCGCCCGGGCGCTCGCCCAGCACCTCGGCTCGATGGAGCGCGTGCGCGAGGCGAGCCTCGAGGAGCTGGCCGGCGTCGAGGGCGTCGGCCCGGTCATCGCGCAGGCGGTCCGCGAGTGGTTCGACGGCGAGGGCTCCGACTGGCACCGGCGCATCGTCGAGCAGTGGGCGGCCGACGGCGTGCGGATGGAGGACGAGCGTGACGAGTCGGTCGAGCAGACCCTCGCCGGCCTCACCGTCGTCGTCACCGGCTCGCTCGAGGGCTACTCGCGCGACGAGGCCAAGGAGGCGATCCTCGGCCGGGGCGGCAAGGCGTCCGGGTCGGTGTCGAAGAAGACCGACTACGTCGTCGTCGGCGCCAACGCCGGCACCAAGGAGGACAAGGCGCGCGAGCTCGGGCTCACCATCCTCGACGAGGGGCAGTTCACCCGCCTGCTCGAGACCGGCTCGCCCGACTGAGCCGCCGGGCCGGGGGCCGTCAGTGGTGGCCCTCGACCTGGTTCTGGATGGCCTCGTTGATGTTCTTGCCCGCGTCGGACGCGTTGCCCGGGACCCCGTTCCGGAACGCCTCGCGCACGACCTTCTCCCAGAGGGCGGGGTCGTTGGCGAACAGGTGCCGGTACTGCGGCTTGACGTTGACGAGGTTCATCGCGTCGCGCACCGACATCCCGTTGAGCAGGTGCGCCGGGTCGTTGACGACGTTGCTCCAGCGCAGGTTCGGGTGGTTCGGCACGGAGTAGCGGTTGCCCAGGAAGCGGGGGATGTCGTTGAGGATGTCCCGCAGCTCGTGCATCAGGCTGTCGAGGTCGGTGACCGAGTTCTTGAGCCCGGTGATCTTCGGGCCGATCTCGGCGACCAGCGCCGAGACGCGGGTCGTCGCCTGGTGGATGATCAGCGGGGTCGCGGCGCCGAGGGTGATGACGAGCTCGGTGACGTAGCTGCAGATCGCGCCGACGATCTGCGAGAGCGCGTCGCGCAGCACGCCGTGGACGAACCCGACGATGACCGCGGCGACCTCGGTGCCGATCGACATCGCCCGCGCCGCACCGGAGTAGAAGGAGAGACGGTCCGACATCTCGTCGACGTGCTGCCGGTAGCGCTCCATGTTGGGGCCCGACATGCCCTCGAGCTTCTGGTTCGCGCCCATGACGAAGGTCGTGTTGCTCGCCGAGATGCTGTTGGCGACGTTGAGCCAGGTGCCGGCGAAGGCGCCGACCTCCTCGGGGTTGCCGGCGAGGTCGTCGAACCAGCCCTTGATCGGGTCGAGGTGGTCGATGATCCACCCGATCCCCGCGGCGAAGAGGCTGCCGAGCGGGTCGCTGACCGTCGCGACGACGTCGAACCCGACCGCCACGCCCGAGAGGGCGGCGTCCACCCAGCTGCGGTCGCCGATGGCCTGGCAGAGCGAGACGCCGGAGTCGATGAGCCCGGCGCCGGAGGTCGCGGACCGCTCGCCCGGGGCGACGACGAGGTCGCTCATCGGCCGGCCCCCGCCACGTTGCCGGCGGCGCTCGCGTCGTCGTCCTGGTAGTTGGTCACCTGCGTGCGCAGGATGCTCACCGTCTCGCCGAGGTCGGCGGCGGCGTCGGAGATGCCGGAGTTGACGGCTCCCGCGAACAGCCCGACCGTCGAGGCGAGGAACTGGTTGATGACCCCGAACGCCGACCCGTCGAGCATGGTCTCCGCGGCGGTCGAGCACGAGCGCACGTCGGCCTCGATCCCGGCCAGGCTCACGGCGTGCTGCTGGATGCCCGTGGGGTTCACGTCGTACTGCACGGTGGTTCCGTCCCTCCCGAGGTCCCTCGACCCCTCCGCCCGTACGATATGCGGACCGCTCCCGGAAGACGATGGGGAGCGCTCCCCACCGGGTGTCGGAGCGGGAAACTCGACCGAAGGGACGACCGATGGCCTGGGGGCTGCGGCTTCTGCTCGTGCTGGCGGGGATCGGGGTGGTCGGCATCGCGGCGCTCGCCCTGTGGCTCATCGTCCGGCCCGTCGTGACCGAGGCGCTCCGCGCACGGGAGGCCGGCAACTGGTGGGTCCCGTTCCTGCCGAACGGGACCGGCGGCTACGGGCCGCTGGCGGAGAACCACTGGTGGTCCGCCATGCGGGCCGAGACGCCCGGCTCCTCCGGTGGCCTCGCGGTGCGGTGGGGCTTCTGGTCGCTCATGAGCGTGCTGCTCGTCGTCGCCGCCGGCAGCATCGTGGTCAACGTCCTGCGCCTGATCGCGCGCGGGTGGACCGCGGTCGGCTAGCGGCTCACCACATCCCCCCGCCGGACGGCGGCGGGGTCGGCGGACGGCGTGGCGCGCGGTCGCCCTCGTCGGTCCCGTTGTGCAGCACGGCCGGCCGGTGGAGGGCGCCGGCCTCCCACTGCTCACGGACGGTCCGGACCTCGGAGGCGTCCTCGCCGAAGGCGTCCTCCGCGGAACGCACGACGTGCCGGGCGACCTCGGCGCGGGCGCGCGAGATGGCTTCCCCCACACGGGCGGCCAGCGCGTCGCCACCGTCGGCGCAGGCGCTGGTCGCGATCCGCAGGTCGACGAGGGCGCCGGTGCCGCTCACCGTGGCCCGCACGCCCTCGTGTTCCCCGGCGGCACGCTGCTGCTCGGCGGTGCGGCGCCACTCGAGGGCGGTCCGCGCGCGGGCCGCGAGCCGGTCGAGCTCCGACTGGCCGAGGCCGTCGATGCGGCTGAGGTCGTCGAACCCGCTCACCAGGCACCTCCCTGCGGCCGGCGGCCGGGGTCCGGATCGTCGCGCTCGGCCCGCGGGGTGAGCCGCTCCACCTCGTCCGTCACCGCCGCGGTCGTGGCCGTCCCGGCGCCCCAGGTGGCCGCGGTGGACTCCTCGGTGCGCCGGCGCAGGTCGCTCTGGGCCTGCGCGTGCGCCTCGAGCACGGCGTGGGCGACGGCCTGCCCGCCGTGCCCGGCGGCGGTGTCGCTGATGCCGAGCCCGACGACGGTGCCGCCGAGGTCGACCTCGACGCTCACGCCGCCGCGCAGGGCCGTGCCCCGGCCGGTCAGCTGCTCCATCTCGCGCGCCCAGACGCCGGCCCGCTGCGCGCGCTCGTGCGCGGCCTCGATCTGGGCGTCGACGTCTCCGTAGCCGTTCCCGGCCGATGACCCCACCATGGGCGTCACCCTAGACGACCGGAGGGCGGCCGGCGCGGGGTCGGGAGGGCTACCGTGCCGGGGTGGACGACAGCGGGCGCGAGGTGGTGGTGCGGGTGCAGCGAGGGCTGCGCCTGCTGGGGACGGTGCTCATGGGTCCGCTCTGCGCGGGCATCCTCGTCGCCGTGCTCGACGCCGCCCGGGCGGGCGACCCCGGTGTCCCGCTGGGCCGCTCGGGCTGGTCGGGCTACGTCGCGCTGGGCTGGGCCGTCTCCCTCGTCCTCCTGCTCGTCATGGCCGGGTCGCTCCTCGTGCTGTGGCGCACCGAGGTCCGCGTGGGTCCGTGGGCCGTCAGCCGGCGGACGGCGTTCGGCCGGCGCGAGACGGGGCTGCAGGACCTGCGCCGGGTCGTGCTGCGCGGGCCGTCCGCGCACGGTCCGACCGGGCCCCGTCCGGCGGCCCTGGTCCTCGTCGACAAGGACGGACGGACGGTGGCGGCGCTGCGGCCCACCGAGACCGGCTTCCCCGAGGCGCTCGCGGTGGTGCGCGGCTGGGTGGAGCGCCGTCCCGACCTCGTGACGGACGAGGACACCGCGGCGCTGCTCGGGGCGGTCGACGCCGGCCCCCGCGCCTGAGCGTCGGCGTCAGTCGACCGGGGTGCTGCGCAGCGCCCGTGGCGCGTTGAGGTCGAGCGCGACCGCCACGACGCGGATGGCGAAGACCAGTCCGACGCAGAGCCACGCGGTGAGGGGCGAGAGCGCCCCGACGTGGTGCAGCAGCACGACGAGCGCGGCCCCGACGAGGGCCGGCACCGCGTAGAGCTCGCGCTGGAGCACCTCGGGCACCTGGCGGGCGAGGACGTCCCGCAGCACGCCGCCCCCGACGGCGGTGATCCCGCCGATGAGGATGGCCGCGAAGGGCCCGGCCGAGCGGTCGAGCGCGACGAGGGCGCCGCTCACCGCGAAGACGGCCAGACCGGCGGCGTCGAGCATCCGGACGGCGTACGAGACCCGCCAGCGCGCGTGCGGGCGCGCGGCGGAGGCCTGCTCCCAGGTGCCGTGCAGGAGGAACACCCCGAGCCCGGCCGTCACCGCCGCCGCGAGGAGCCGCCAGTCGCTCACCGCCACCGGTGGGGTGATCCCGAGGAAGAGGTCGCGGATGATCCCGCCGCCGAGGCCGGCGACCCAGCCGAGCACGAGGATGCCGAAGAGGTCCAGCCCCCGGCGCACGGCGACGATGGCCCCGGACAGCGCGAAGACGAGGACCCCGACGACGTCGAGGACCGTCTGGAGCGACGCCGTGTCGGTGAGCACCCGCAGATTGTCGCAGTGCCCCCACCCATAGACTGACCGCCATGGCCGACCTGACCCGCGACGACGTCGCCCACCTCGCCGGGCTCGCCCGCATCGACCTCTCGGACGCCGAGCTCGACCGGATGGTCGGGGAGCTCGGCGTCATCCTCGAGTCCGTCGCGACGGTGCAGCAGGCCCCGATCGCCGACGTCGAGCCGATGAGCCACCCGCTGCCGCTCGTCAACGTCACCCGGCCGGACGTCGTCCGGCCGTCGCTGACGCCGCAGGAGGCGCTCTCGGGCGCCCCCGAGAGCGAGCAGCAGCGCTTCAGCGTGCCCCGCATCCTGGACGAGGAGTGAGTGACCGCGTGACCACGGACCTGACCCGCGCGACCGCCGCCGAGCTCGCCGACCTCCTCGGCGCCGGCTCCGTCTCCTCCCGCGAGGTGACCCGCGCCCTGCTCGACCGCACGACCGCCGTCGACGGCGTCGTGCGCTCCTACCTCCACGTCGACGAGGACGGCGCGCTCGCCGCCGCCGACGACGTCGACCGCCGCCGCGCCGCGGGGGAGGGCCTGCACGCCCTCGCCGGCGTGCCGATCGCCGTCAAGGACGTCATGGCCACGCGCGGCCTGCCGACGACCTGCGGCAGCCGCATCCTCGAGGGCTGGGTGCCGCCGTACGACGCGACCGTCGTGCGCCGCCTGCGCGAGGCCGGCATGCCGATCCTCGGCAAGACGAACATGGACGAGTTCGCGATGGGCTCCTCGACCGAGCACAGCGCCTTCGGCCCGAGCCACAACCCGTGGGACCTCGACCGCATCCCCGGCGGCTCCGGCGGTGGCTCGTCCTCGGTCGTCGCCTCCTTCCAGGCGCCGCTGGCCATCGGCACCGACACCGGAGGCTCCATCCGCCAGCCGGCCGCCGTCACCGGCACGGTCGGCACCAAGCCGACGTACGGCGGCGTCTCGCGCTACGGCCTCGTGGCCCTGGCCTCCTCGCTCGACCAGGCCGGCCCGTGCAGCCGCACCGTGCTGGACTCGGCTCTCCTGCACGAGGTCATCGCCGGTCACGACCCGATGGACTCGACCTCCGTCGACGCCCCGGTGCCCGCCGTCGTCGAGGCCGCCCGCCGCGCCGACGTGAGCGGGATGCGCATCGGCATCGTCCGCGAGCTGACCGGCGAGGGCTTCCAGCCCGGCGTGCAGGCCCGCTTCGACGAGGCCGTCCAGCACCTCGTCGACGCCGGGGCCGAGGTCGTCGAGGTCTCGTGCCCGTCCTTCACCTACGCGCTCGCCGCGTACTACCTCATCCTCCCGAGCGAGGCGAGCAGCAACCTCGCCAAGTTCGACGCGATGCGCTACGGGATGCGCGTCACCCCGGACGGCGTCGACGCCCCGAGCGCCGAGCAGGT is from Arthrobacter sp. NEB 688 and encodes:
- a CDS encoding YbaB/EbfC family nucleoid-associated protein; this translates as MVGSSAGNGYGDVDAQIEAAHERAQRAGVWAREMEQLTGRGTALRGGVSVEVDLGGTVVGLGISDTAAGHGGQAVAHAVLEAHAQAQSDLRRRTEESTAATWGAGTATTAAVTDEVERLTPRAERDDPDPGRRPQGGAW
- a CDS encoding trimeric intracellular cation channel family protein → MLTDTASLQTVLDVVGVLVFALSGAIVAVRRGLDLFGILVLGWVAGLGGGIIRDLFLGITPPVAVSDWRLLAAAVTAGLGVFLLHGTWEQASAARPHARWRVSYAVRMLDAAGLAVFAVSGALVALDRSAGPFAAILIGGITAVGGGVLRDVLARQVPEVLQRELYAVPALVGAALVVLLHHVGALSPLTAWLCVGLVFAIRVVAVALDLNAPRALRSTPVD
- the gatC gene encoding Asp-tRNA(Asn)/Glu-tRNA(Gln) amidotransferase subunit GatC codes for the protein MADLTRDDVAHLAGLARIDLSDAELDRMVGELGVILESVATVQQAPIADVEPMSHPLPLVNVTRPDVVRPSLTPQEALSGAPESEQQRFSVPRILDEE
- the gatA gene encoding Asp-tRNA(Asn)/Glu-tRNA(Gln) amidotransferase subunit GatA, whose protein sequence is MTTDLTRATAAELADLLGAGSVSSREVTRALLDRTTAVDGVVRSYLHVDEDGALAAADDVDRRRAAGEGLHALAGVPIAVKDVMATRGLPTTCGSRILEGWVPPYDATVVRRLREAGMPILGKTNMDEFAMGSSTEHSAFGPSHNPWDLDRIPGGSGGGSSSVVASFQAPLAIGTDTGGSIRQPAAVTGTVGTKPTYGGVSRYGLVALASSLDQAGPCSRTVLDSALLHEVIAGHDPMDSTSVDAPVPAVVEAARRADVSGMRIGIVRELTGEGFQPGVQARFDEAVQHLVDAGAEVVEVSCPSFTYALAAYYLILPSEASSNLAKFDAMRYGMRVTPDGVDAPSAEQVMAATRDAGFGDEVKRRIILGTYALSSGYYDAYYGSAQKVRRLIANDFAAAFETADVLVTPTAPTTAFRLGDKLDDPMSMYLNDIATIPANLAGIPGLSLPSGLADEDGLPAGFQVLAPAMVDDRLYSVGAALEARLAAAWGGPLLDRAPDLTEVSR